A genomic window from Pungitius pungitius chromosome 12, fPunPun2.1, whole genome shotgun sequence includes:
- the baiap3 gene encoding BAI1-associated protein 3 — protein MTALLDLKSSVLRQVQRSQSLRSRWEPPPTPSSPLKHSSDPLPRRISEESAEFFDRVNAILQKQENMLRAAQAECEGEACTAPPPQEHVDQAFIPDRIRRTELDLLYEEAVYTVVNRVGVPSPEHVKSEEDLFAYLLKVFDMGEEEHDIILQKVQASKRASFSLRVSVMKAKNLMAKDANGYSDPYCMLGILLGQSPRETEERKERKFSFRKRKEKLEKRSSTKEVLPARCIQVTEVKPETLNPVWDEHFVFEIDDVHNDLLHLDIWDHDDDVSVAEACKKLNEVSGLRGMGRYFKQIAKSVRSNGSASSGSEENADDFLGCINVPLSECPIVGHDTWFKLEPRSSTSKVQGECHLILKLFTNQRDTAFSKTDSNVSIHKKLLSQIVEYEHAHVKREPYNWNGQVCPAACTVLTHHAAQTDLSPLQQAVIRWQCYSSHHRGQRVCYSLLLSLLRTIDAEWDPSAVRGELERQLSDSFRLYTEHCLCLMKNMRQVFPCTSAAAIARYELMLRGVGYMQNMPAFQTVCPLRHDLHLDITAAVKKGTVEWYESLIAQFKPEDGTLEEQLKKLVQVVDAVCADVQRAQNVYNKLFDSTVKEDFFSISYRQLEKQVADDVNVAMERVCGTLEQESSRLTQAMGETIFELFVSLKILKGFREFLPLKDAKMLALTGSHNWFKSSIHKWLQIVHERSCDRIRNAVETDKLERAQQAKHSASAVEVATCFSQVREMWLQLAWPDSAGAFIFVTRLTDNFCSEAVCYSEMITRKIERNQLGQDHKSFTVQLCVGLNNTEHARVFLGHLPRDLDWQCLERAMEESCGAEGKEQVYKALNGQLVNMDLDLQREAKRLIALLTDKMLPELRRYIQHISLSPDSINNDDAVSPLMKYLQDTLVILTENLVKENLTRVLQSLWELLLRMILDAIAENAGVQVEFYNRFQYTVETLLQFLHVKGEGLSLEDMRSGDYKVLDEELRMNKCSSFELIEQYYLEKISQQKTLKHTRFGRISLKCYYDAPEQRLTVEILHAADIIALDANGLSDPFVIVELCPHHLFPAAKSQRTQVKLKTLHPVFDELFHFHVSPEQYRHRYACLTFTVMDYDWLSTNDFAGEAVAPLSDFCWPGRPSASAAGKSVQPVILHLSRSKPSEKPIMRMLDARVGDKEAQEFVRRLKEIEKSMEEE, from the exons GATCTCCGAGGAGAGCGCGGAGTTTTTCGACCGTGTGAATGCCATCCTTCAGAAGCAGGAGAACATGCTGCGGGCGGCTCAGGCCGAG TGCGAAGGAGAAGCCTGCACGGCGCCGCCGCCCCAGGAGCACGTGGACCAGGCTTTTATCCCCGACAGGATCCGAAGGACTGAG CTGGACCTTCTTTATGAGGAAGCTGTGTACACGGTGGTCAACCGGGTGGGAGTGCCGTCACCTGAACACGTGAAGAGTGAGGAGGACCTGTTTGCTTACCTGCtcaag GTGTTTGATATGGGCGAAGAGGAGCATGACATCATTCTCCAGAAAGTTCAAGCGTCCAAG CGAGCCAGTTTCTCTCTGAGAGTTTCCGTCATGAAGGCAAAGAATCTGATGGCCAAGGACGCAAATG GGTACAGCGACCCCTACTGCATGCTGGGAATCCTGCTGGGCCAGAGCCCgcgggagacggaggagaggaaagagcggAAGTTCAGCTtcaggaagagaaaggagaagctggagaaaCGCTCCAGCACCAAGGAGGTGCTGCCTGCCAGGTGCATCCAGGTGACCGAGGTCAAACCGGAGACCCTCAACCCCGTGTGGGACGAGCACTTTGTCTT CGAAATTGATGATGTCCACAATGACCTCTTACATCTGGACATATG ggatCACGACGACGACGTGTCCGTGGCTGAGGCCTGCAAAAAGCTCAATGAGGTCAGCGGACTTCGAGGAATGGGCAG GTATTTTAAGCAGATCGCGAAGTCAGTGCGCTCCAACGGATCCGCGTCATCGGGCTCGGAGGAAAACGCCGATGACTTCCTCGGATGCATCAACGTCCCTTTGAGT GAGTGCCCAATTGTCGGCCATGACACCTGGTTTAAGCTGGAGCCTCGATCAAGTACGTCCAAAGTCCAGGGAGAGTGTCACCTGATACTGAAGCTCTTCACCAACCAG AGGGACACGGCTTTTTCTAAGACCGACTCTAACGTCTCTATTCACAAGAAACTCCTGAGTCAGATTGTGGAGTATGAGCACGCTCACGTTAAG AGAGAGCCGTACAACTGGAACGGGCAGGTTTGCCCCGCGGCGTGCACGGTGCTGACGCACCACGCCGCGCAAACGGacctctcccccctccagcaGGCCGTCAT ACGCTGGCAGTGCTACAGCAGCCACCATCGCGGCCAGAGGGTGTGCTACTCCCTGCTGCTGAGCCTCCTGAGGACCATCGACGCCGAGTGGGACCCCTCCGCCGTGAGGGGGGAGCTG GAGAGGCAGCTGTCAGACAGCTTCAGGCTGTACACGGAGCACTGCCTGTGCCTGATGAAGAACATGCGCCAGGTTTTCCCCTGCACCAGCGCCGCTGCCATTGCGCGCTACGAGCTCATGCTGAG GGGGGTCGGCTACATGCAAAACATGCCGGCGTTTCAGACCGTGTGCCCCCTGAGGCACGACCTGCATTTGGACATCACCGCGGCTGTCAAG AAAGGAACCGTGGAGTGGTACGAGAGCTTAATCGCGCAGTTCAAACCAGAAGACGGG accctggaggagcagctcaaGAAGCTGGTCCAAGTGGTGGACGCCGTGTGTGCAGACGTGCAGAGAGCCCAAAACGTTTACAACAAACTCTTCGACAG TACCGTGAAGGAAGATTTCTTCAGCATATCCTACAGGCAGTTGGAGAAACAG GTGGCCGATGACGTGAACGTGGCAATGGAGCGTGTCTGTGGGACTCTGGAGCAGGAGAGCTCCAGGCTGACGCAGGCCATGGGAGAGACCATCTTTGAGCTCTTCGTGTCCTTAAAAATCCTCAAAGGCTTTCGGGAGTTTCTTCCTCTCAA GGACGCCAAGATGCTGGCCCTGACCGGCTCCCACAACTGGTTCAAGTCGTCGATCCACAAGTGGCTGCAGATCGTTCACGAGCGATCCTGCGACCGGATCCGTAACGCGGTGGAGACGGACAAG CTGGAGCGCGCGCAGCAGGCCAAGCACAGCGCCTCCGCCGTGGAGGTGGCGACGTGCTTCAGCCAGGTACGCGAGATGTGGCTCCAGCTGGCCTGGCCGGACTCCGCGGGGGCCTTCATCTTCGTCACCCGCCTGACGGAC AATTTCTGCAGCGAGGCGGTGTGCTATTCGGAGATGATAACACGAAAGATCGAGAGGAACCAGCTGGGGCAAGACCACAAGAGCTTCACAGTGCAG CTCTGCGTCGGCCTGAACAACACGGAGCACGCACGCGTTTTCCTGGGTCACCTGCCCCGGGACCTGGACTGGCAATGCTTGGAGCGGGCCATGGAGGAGTCCTGCGGGGCGGAGGGCAAGGAGCAGGTTTACAAGGCCCTCAACGGGCAGCTGGTCAACATGGACCTGGACCTGCAGAGGGAAGCCAAGCGGCTCATCGCGCTGCTCACTGACAAG ATGCTGCCTGAGCTTCGGAGGTACATCCAGCACATCAGCTTGTCTCCAGACTCCATCAACAACGACGAC GCGGTTTCGCCCCTCATGAAGTACTTGCAAGACACCTTGGTGATCCTCACTGAGAACCTGGTGAAGGAGAATCTGACGAG GGTTCTCCAGAGCCTGtgggagctgctgctgaggatgATCCTGGACGCCATCGCGGAGAACGCGGGCGTTCAGGTGGAGTTCTACAACCGCTTCCAGTACACGGTGGAG ACCCTGTTGCAGTTCTTGCATGTCAAGGGAGAGGGCCTCTCCCTGGAGGACATGAGGAGTGGAGACTACAAG GTTCTGGACGAGGAGCTCAGAATGAATAAATGCTCGTCCTTCGAGCTGATTGAACAGTACTACCTGGAGAAGATTTCCCAACAG AAAACCCTGAAACATACTCGCTTCGGCCGGATAAGCCTGAAGTGCTACTACGACGCTCCGGAGCAGAGACTGACGGTGGAGATTCTGCACGCCGCCGACATCATCGCGCTGGACGCCAACG gCCTGAGTGACCCGTTTGTCATCGTGGAGCTCTGCCCCCACCACCTGTTCCCCGCGGCCAAGAGCCAACGCACGCAGGTCAAGCTGAAAACCCTGCACCCCGTGTTCGACGAGCTCTTTCACTT CCACGTCAGCCCGGAGCAGTACAGGCACAGGTACGCCTGCCTGACCTTCACCGTGATGGACTACGACTGGCTCTCCACCAACGACTTCGCCGGGGAAGCCGTGGCCCCCCTCAGCGACTTCTGCTGGCCGGGGAGACCCAGCGCCTCGGCGGCGGGCAAGAGCGTCCAGCCCGTCATCCTGCACCTGTCCCGCAGTAAACCCAGCG aAAAGCCAATCATGAGGATGCTGGACGCTCGCGTCGGGGACAAGGAGGCTCAGGAGTTTGTCCGCAGGCTGAAGGAGATCGAGAAGTCgatggaggaggagtag